The following coding sequences lie in one Sphingopyxis sp. MWB1 genomic window:
- a CDS encoding ABC-F family ATP-binding cassette domain-containing protein: MAAPILSYEGLGLVQGSGWLFQDLDIYIGARDRLALIGRNGAGKTTLLKLLADRIDPDKGKRTIVPGTHVVLLEQEPDFTGYATLMDYAIGGDHPPQEFEVAAIADQLGIDMSREAASASGGERRRAAIARALAQNPDVLLLDEPTNHLDLAAIDWLENWLSRFGGAFVAISHDRTFLTRLTRQTLWLDRGSIRRKEIGFGGFDAWMEAVFAEEARAAEKLDAKLKLEAHWLERGVTARRKRNQGRLEKLMEMRATRASMIGGPGVAKLGLANDDVRSKSVIVADDISKSFGDRPIIRNFTFRIQRGDRIGIVGANGAGKSTLLKLLTGEIQPDSGEVTLAPTLDGIVIDQQRSLLSPDKRVRDVLADGGDWIEVRGVKKHIQGYLKEFLFEPSVAEASVSALSGGERSRLLLAREFARESNLLVLDEPTNDLDLETLDLLQEVIADYQGTVLLVSHDRDFLDRTVTVTLGLDGSGKVDIVAGGYADWEAKRSRPAPAKSKSTSSAAPTPAPPPQQRKKLSYKDQRDYDLLPGRIEEIEADMTRIEGELSDGSLFTRDHAKFTALTETLETLRAEKAAAEDRWLELAEEVENLG; the protein is encoded by the coding sequence ATGGCAGCACCGATTTTATCATATGAAGGCCTCGGCCTTGTCCAGGGCAGCGGATGGCTGTTTCAGGACCTCGACATCTATATTGGCGCGCGCGACCGGCTCGCGCTGATCGGCCGCAACGGCGCGGGCAAAACGACTCTGCTCAAATTGCTTGCCGATCGAATCGACCCCGACAAGGGAAAGCGCACCATCGTCCCCGGCACCCATGTCGTGCTCCTGGAACAGGAACCCGATTTCACCGGCTACGCCACCTTGATGGACTATGCCATTGGCGGCGACCACCCCCCCCAGGAATTTGAAGTCGCCGCCATCGCCGACCAGCTTGGCATCGACATGTCGCGCGAAGCTGCCAGCGCATCGGGGGGTGAGCGTCGCCGCGCCGCCATCGCCCGCGCGCTCGCGCAAAATCCCGATGTCCTGCTGCTTGACGAGCCGACCAACCATCTCGACCTTGCCGCCATCGACTGGCTTGAAAACTGGCTGTCGCGTTTCGGCGGCGCCTTTGTCGCGATCAGCCACGACCGGACCTTTCTCACCCGGCTCACACGCCAGACACTCTGGCTCGACCGGGGCAGCATCCGGCGCAAGGAAATCGGCTTTGGCGGCTTCGACGCGTGGATGGAGGCGGTGTTCGCCGAAGAAGCCCGCGCCGCCGAAAAGCTCGACGCGAAGCTGAAGCTGGAGGCGCATTGGCTCGAACGCGGCGTGACGGCGCGGCGCAAGCGCAACCAGGGGCGGCTGGAAAAGCTGATGGAAATGCGCGCCACCCGCGCCTCCATGATCGGGGGCCCCGGCGTCGCCAAGCTGGGCCTTGCCAATGATGATGTGCGCTCCAAATCGGTGATCGTCGCCGACGATATTTCTAAAAGCTTTGGCGACCGCCCGATCATCCGCAACTTCACTTTTCGCATCCAGCGCGGCGACCGCATCGGCATTGTCGGCGCCAATGGCGCGGGCAAATCGACCCTGCTCAAGCTGCTGACCGGTGAAATTCAGCCCGACAGCGGCGAGGTCACCCTCGCCCCCACGCTCGACGGCATCGTCATCGATCAGCAGCGCAGCCTGCTTTCGCCCGACAAGCGCGTGCGCGACGTCCTCGCCGACGGCGGCGACTGGATCGAGGTGCGCGGGGTCAAAAAACATATTCAGGGCTATTTGAAGGAATTTCTCTTCGAACCCTCGGTGGCCGAGGCCAGCGTCAGCGCGCTGTCAGGCGGCGAGCGCTCCCGCCTGCTTCTCGCGCGCGAATTTGCCCGCGAATCCAATCTGCTCGTCCTTGACGAGCCGACCAATGACCTCGACCTCGAAACGCTCGATCTGCTCCAGGAAGTGATCGCCGATTATCAGGGCACGGTGCTGCTCGTCAGCCACGATCGCGACTTTCTCGACCGCACCGTCACCGTCACGCTCGGCCTCGACGGGTCGGGCAAGGTCGATATCGTCGCGGGCGGCTATGCCGATTGGGAAGCAAAGCGCAGCAGGCCCGCGCCCGCCAAAAGCAAATCGACGAGCAGCGCCGCCCCCACCCCCGCGCCGCCGCCGCAACAGCGCAAGAAGCTCAGCTACAAGGATCAGCGCGACTATGATCTGCTTCCCGGCCGGATCGAGGAAATTGAAGCGGACATGACGCGCATCGAGGGGGAATTGTCGGACGGCAGCCTCTTCACCCGCGACCATGCGAAATTCACCGCGCTGACCGAAACACTCGAAACCCTGCGCGCGGAAAAAGCGGCAGCCGAAGATCGCTGGCTGGAACTGGCCGAAGAGGTGGAAAATCTGGGTTAG
- a CDS encoding DUF6456 domain-containing protein yields the protein MIARKLESRIHPDDLIEPGKAGPQLMRHVRVNVAESPLGWLAARGYLTEAQYRAGERLRADYERAGLAARVTMRWDAAPPARVRGGARAADASLARIDAHRRFHAALEAAGPGLADICWRVICGGEAMAGAEKALGWPARSGRVVLTLALDRLVRFYGTG from the coding sequence ATGATCGCCCGCAAGCTGGAGAGCCGAATTCATCCCGACGATCTGATCGAACCCGGCAAGGCGGGGCCGCAGCTGATGCGGCATGTGCGGGTCAATGTCGCTGAAAGCCCGCTCGGCTGGCTTGCGGCACGCGGATATCTGACCGAGGCGCAATATCGCGCGGGCGAGCGGCTGCGCGCCGATTATGAGCGGGCGGGGCTGGCAGCGCGGGTGACGATGCGCTGGGATGCCGCGCCGCCCGCGCGGGTGCGGGGTGGGGCGCGCGCCGCCGATGCCTCGCTGGCGCGTATCGACGCGCATCGCCGCTTTCATGCCGCGCTGGAGGCGGCGGGGCCGGGGCTGGCCGACATATGCTGGCGCGTGATTTGCGGCGGGGAGGCGATGGCGGGGGCGGAAAAGGCGCTGGGCTGGCCCGCGCGGTCGGGGCGGGTGGTGTTGACACTGGCGCTCGACCGGCTGGTGCGATTCTACGGGACGGGGTGA
- a CDS encoding helix-turn-helix domain-containing protein produces the protein MINSIRTVRRAKGLTLEEVAQRCSPATTAQTIGRLETGTRTLSLDWMNRIAAALDVDASELVRLPQDTQLKITAHLGADGAHASTRVEEALTARPTEGMLAVRVTSSIGDYRAGDEIWCRRIEGDWSGALNRDLLVPRPAGRFIFARLLNVDGEKLHLLPLGAGQRQQVVSNPPWAAVATRLIRTL, from the coding sequence ATGATCAACAGCATCCGCACCGTGCGCCGCGCCAAGGGCCTCACCCTCGAAGAGGTGGCGCAGCGCTGCTCGCCCGCCACCACGGCCCAGACCATCGGGCGGCTGGAAACCGGCACCCGCACTCTGTCGCTGGACTGGATGAACCGTATCGCCGCCGCGCTGGACGTGGACGCATCCGAACTGGTGCGGCTGCCGCAGGACACGCAGCTTAAAATCACCGCGCATCTCGGCGCCGACGGCGCGCACGCCTCCACCAGGGTCGAAGAAGCCCTCACCGCGCGCCCAACCGAGGGTATGCTGGCGGTGCGCGTCACCTCCTCGATCGGCGATTATCGCGCGGGCGATGAAATCTGGTGCCGCCGGATCGAGGGCGACTGGTCGGGCGCGCTCAACCGCGACCTGCTCGTCCCGCGCCCCGCCGGGCGCTTCATCTTTGCGCGCCTGCTCAATGTCGATGGCGAGAAGCTGCACCTGCTCCCGCTCGGCGCCGGTCAGCGGCAACAGGTCGTCAGCAATCCGCCCTGGGCCGCAGTCGCCACCCGGTT